One Alternaria dauci strain A2016 chromosome 6, whole genome shotgun sequence DNA window includes the following coding sequences:
- a CDS encoding 40S ribosomal protein uS15: MGRLHSNGKGISASAIPYSRSAPAWLKTTPEQVVDQICKLAKKGATPSQIGEILRDSHGVAQVKVITGNKILRILKSNGLSPDIPEDLYMLIKKAVAVRKHLQTNRKDKDGKFRLILIESRIHRLSRYYKTVGALPPTWRYESATASTLVA; encoded by the exons ATGGGTCGTCTTCACAGCAACGGAAAGGGCATATCAGCCTCCGCCATCCCCTACTCCCGCAGCGCTCCTGCGTGGTTGAAGACCACTCCCGAGCAGGTTGTCGACCAGATCTGCAAGCTCGCGAAGAAGGGTGCCACACCATCTCA GATTGGTGAGATCCTCCGTGACAGCCACGGTGTTGCTCAGGTCAAGGTCATCACTGGCAACAAGATCCTCCGCATCCTCAAGTCCAACG GCCTCAGCCCCGACATCCCAGAGGACCTCTACATGCTCATCAAGAAGGCCGTTGCCGTCCGCAAGCACCTCCAGACCAACCGCAAGGACAAGGACGGCAAGTTCCGCCTCATTCTCATCGAGTCCCGTATCCACCGT CTCTCCCGTTACTACAAGACCGTTGGTGCCCTCCCCCCTACCTGGAGGTACGAGAGCGCCACCGCCTCTACCCTCGTCGCATAA